A window of Diabrotica virgifera virgifera chromosome 9, PGI_DIABVI_V3a contains these coding sequences:
- the LOC114326098 gene encoding retinol dehydrogenase 12-like produces the protein MFFYEYVILFVLCLFVFSKLTCGRCYSKTCLVGKTAIITGGNSGVGYETALALASRGCRVIIADKDDSSVSRQKIIDETTNKNVTSTILDLGSLVSVRKFAENVVRTEPRLDILIMNAGIGSNKLIHTNDGIQITMQVNYLGHFLLTFLLLDLMKKSSPSRIIFTSSTGAYFTKFSLEDLNPTKDYPRQHRIYLNSKLCLILFARYLSTKLKGTNVTVNCVHPGGVRSAIYLRAFRVEKSIFPLILGFVTLILGKNAEEGAQTTLHVACEKSLEDVSGKFFIDCVSVFSPYQAYDMQLCTEMVELSKTLVKLQPEECILSEKVLN, from the exons ATGTTTTTTTACGAATATGTCATATTATTTGTGTTGTGCCTGTTTGTCTTCAGTAAACTGACATGTGGAAGATGCTATAGCAAAACATGCTTAGTAGGAAAAACTGCTATTATTACTGGCGGAAACTCAG gtgtcGGCTATGAAACAGCTCTAGCCCTTGCGTCACGTGGTTGCAGAGTGATAATCGCTGATAAAGACGATTCTTCAGTATCAAGGCAGAAAATAATCGATGAAACCACGAACAAAAACGTcacatcaacaatattagatCTAGGATCTCTAGTCTCAGTAAGGAAATTCGCTGAGAATGTGGTACGAACAGAACCAAGGCTGGATATATTGATAATGAATGCAGGAATAGGTTCTAATAAATTGATCCATACGAATGATGGCATACAGATTACAATGCAAGTTAACTATTTGGGACATTTTCTTCTTACATTTCTACTGTTAG atcTCATGAAAAAATCTTCGCCCAGCCGCATAATATTCACTTCTTCAACTGGAGCGTACTTCACCAAATTTTCTCTCGAAGACCTCAATCCAACAAAAGATTATCCAAGGCAACATCGCATATACTTGAATTCAAAACTGTGCTTGATACTGTTTGCTCGTTATCTATCTACGAAGCTGAAAGGAACTAATGTGACTGTCAATTGTGTTCATCCTGGAGGAGTACGATCCGCCATCTATTTGCGAGCATTTAGAGTTGAAAAATctatttttccattgattttaggATTTGTTACACTGATTCTTGGAAAG AATGCCGAAGAAGGAGCTCAAACAACATTACACGTGGCTTGTGAAAAATCCCTTGAAGATGTGTCCGGAAAATTTTTCATCGACTGCGTTTCAGTATTTTCACCATATCAAGCATACGATATGCAGCTTTGTACTGAAATGGTGGAACTTTCAAAGACGTTGGTGAAATTGCAGCCTGAAGAATGTATATTGAGTGAGAAAGTCCTAAATTAG